The Trypanosoma brucei brucei TREU927 chromosome 4, complete sequence genomic sequence ACTCATCGCAACCTCAGCCTCAATTCCCCAGTTTCCATTCTCACCAATCTTCTTCCGTGTGGATGGAGAGACATCATTTGTTGGTAGTGTAATAATGTCATGTGTACGTGCGGCCTCTTCCTTTAGTGAGTGTGAAATCAAATAACTGTTTGACTGATGTGGTGCGAGAAGATATAATGGCAGGAGACTCCCACTAAAGTTGTTTGATCGTGTGGCCACGCCACTATACTTCCAGCATGTCTGTCGCTGCAAGTCACGCCGCCTGCTTCTCTCACTGTTGTCCACAGAAGGAATTCCAAGGACGGCTAGGAATCTTTGTGCCTTCCACACGGCAGCAACATTAGACGGAACGAACATCAAATATTCATCTTCGTCTATCGGTTGTGAAACTCCAGCCTGATTTTCATCTAAAAAAGTAGATACCACATGAATTCTATGTAAGTTGCAGCAGATAATCAAGAGTGACATCACAAGTAGAAGTATCACTGCTATGTCTGCTGTACGTGGCCTCCTCCTCGCTTGTGTTGGTCGCATCTTCAGCGGTGACATGTCTACAAAGAAGTTATcgagggaaaaacaatttAAATTGGCAAATGCGAGAATTCGCGCAGTTGTTAGAAACACAATTAGCTGACAAATTCATGTTCATCACAATTCAATGTAGACCGCTATGAAAGAACTCATAAAGGTCGTATGAGGCATGAGGATATACGTCCACGAGGGAGACATTTGAAATCATGAATATCTCAACAGTTATTAAACTTTACAACTTAAGTAGGACATCCACTCCCAAACTAGGCAATATTTTAAAAGTTACATTTGGGGGAAAGGGACCGTTAATCACGGTTTCGAACGATACCCAAAAACTGTTCATAACCAAACCTCCCAGTTTTGACCGAAACGAAACGGCGTAACTGTCATGTGATCAACAAATGAGTTCCaaggaaaaataatcaaCGAACGGTATAGTATGCCGTCGGTTAttacacacagacacacacacacagaaagtAACTAAAGTGTTTCAGGAATAGGAGTGACGCTAATACAATCCTAACAAACTATAGGGTGAGGGATCTCATAGTTCCCAAGCAACCTCAATAATTCAGGCCCTCTTAcgccaaaagggaaaagaaggtaggatttctcttttccgtCCAAGTCGGAATTCACACTGCATCGCCGCCCAATTGCTATTCAACCACATTAGCTTTGAGGGTGCCGGTGGTATTACACCTTCAGGAAAGTAGTCCATTAACATTTCGTAATCGGCTTCCTGTATGTGGTGTATCACAACAGACATGTTCCTAACGCTCTTCTTCACACCAAACTTGCCCGCATTGTGAAAGTGACAACGACCCATCTCCACACTTATTAGGTTTCTGTACACTACCTTTTCTCTCAGTATCATTCCAACCATCACATCTTCATAGAACATGCCAAGATCAAGAAAGTCAAAATAGTCCCACATAGAAAAGGGCATGTTCACTAGACGCTCAAGAGGTTTATACGAAATGATGGCTTGTGCAGTGTCCCTGGAGAGAGTAATGCAATATCCGTTCACATATGTAAGTTGGTTACGCCGCCATATCCGGTTATAGTAGTTGTAACGACCCATATACAAACCATGACGAGGCATTACACGAAGGTCCGCAAGGTATTTTGGAACACGAATAAATATGTCATCATCACCCTTCACAATGTAACTTACGTTAGGAAACATGTGAAgagcaaaccgaagccacaaatatgttttccGACTCATCGCAACCTCAGCCTCAATTCCCCAGTTTCCATTCTCACCAATCTTCTTCCGTGTGGATGGAGAGACATCATTTGTTGGTAGTGTAATAATGTCATGTGTACGTGCGGCCTCTTCCTTTAGTGAGTGTGAAATCAAATAACTGTTTGACTGATGTGGTGCGAGAAGACATAATGGCAGGAGACTCCCACTAAAGTTGTTTGATCGTGTGGCCACGCCACTATACTTCCAGCATGTCTGTCGCTGCAAGTCACGCCGCCTGCTTCTCTCACTGTTGTCCACAGAAGGAATTCCAAGGACGGCTAGGAACCTTTGTGCCTTCCACACGGCAGCAACATTAGACGGAACGAACATCAAATATTCACCTTCGTCTATCGGTTGTGAAACTCCAGCCTGATTTTCATCTAAAAAAGTAGATACCTCATGAATTCTATGTAAGTTGCAGCAGATAATCAAGAGTGACATCACAAGTAGAAGTATCACTGCTATGTCTGCTGTACGTGGCCTCCTCCTCGCTTGTGTTGGTCGCATCTTCAGCGGTGACATGTCTACAAAGAAGTTATcgagggaaaaacaatttAAATTGGCAAATGCGAGAATTCGCGCAGTTGTTAGAAACACAATTAGCTGACAAATTCATGTTCATCACAATTCAATGTAGACCGCTATGAAAGAACTCATAAAGGTCGTATGAGGCATGAGGATATACGTCCACGAGGGAGACATTTGAAATCATGAATATCTCAACAGTTATTAAACTTTACAACTTAAGTAGGACATCCACTCCCAAACTAGGCAATATTTTAAAAGTTACATTTGGGGGAAAGGGACCGTTAATCACGGTTTCGAACGATACCCAAAAACTGTTCATAACCAAACCTCCCAGTTTTGACCGAAACGAAACGGCGTAACTGTCATGTGATCAACAAATGAGTTCCaaggaaaaataatcaaCGAACGGTATAGTATGCCGTCGGTTAttacacacagacacacacacacagaaagtAACTAAAGTGTTTCAGGAATAGGAGTGACGCTAATACAATCCTAACAAACTATAGGGTGAGGGATCTCATAGTTCCCAAGCAACCTCAATAATTCAGGCCCTCTTAcgccaaaagggaaaagaaggtaggatttctcttttccgtCCAAGTCGGAATTCACACTGCATCGCTGCCCAATTGCTATTCAACCACATTAGCTTTGAGGGTGCCGGTGGTATTACACCTTCAGGAAAGTAGTCCATTAACATTTCGTAATCGGCTTCCTGTATGTGGTGTATCACAACAGACATGTTCCTAACGCTCTTCTTCACACCAAACTTGCCCGCATTGTGAAAGTGACAACGACCCATCTCCACACTTATTAGGTTTCTGTACACTACCTTTTCTCTCAGTATCATTCCAACCATCACATCTTCATAGAACATGCCAAGATCAAGAAAGTCAAAATAGTCCCACATAGAAAAGGGCATGTTCACTAGACGCTCAAGAGGTTTATACGAAATGATGGCTTGTGCAGTGTCCCTGGAGAGAGTAATGCAATATCCGTTCACATATGTAAGTTGGTTACGCCGCCATATCCGGTTATAGTAGTTGTAACGACCCATATACAAACCATGACGAGGCATTACACGAAGGTCCGCAAGGTATTTTGGAACACGAATAAATATGTCATCATCACCCTTCACAATGTAACTTACGTTAGGAAACATGTGAAgagcaaaccgaagccacaaatatgttttccGACTCATCGCAACCTCAGCCTCAATTCCCCAGTTTCCATTCTCACCAATCTTCTTCCGTGTGGATGGAGAGACATCATTTGTTGGTAGTGTAATAATGTCATGTGTACGTGCGGCCTCTTCCTTTAGTGAGTGTGAAATCAAATAACTGTTTGACTGATGTGGTGCGAGAAGACATAATGGCAGGAGACTCCCACTAAAGTTGTTTGATCGTGTGGCCACGCCACTATACTTCCAGCATGTCTGTCGCTGCAAGTCACGCCGCCTGCTTCTCTCACTGTTGTCCACAGAAGGAATTCCAAGGACGGCTAGGAACCTTTGTGCCTTCCACACGGCAGCAACATTAGACGGAACGAACATCAAATATTCACCTTCGTCTATCGGTTGTGAAACTCCAGCCTGATTTTCATCTAAAAAAGTAGATACCTCATGAATTCTATGTAAGTTGCAGCAGATAATCAAGAGTGACATCACAAGTAGAAGTATCACTGCTATGTCTGCTGTACGTGGCCTCCTCCTCGCTTGTGTTGGTCGCATCTTCAGCGGTGACATGTCTACAAAGAAGTTATCGACGGAAAAACAATTTAAATTGGCAAATGCGAGAATTCGCGCAGTTGTTAGAAACACAATTAGCTGACAAATTCATGTTCATCACAATTCAATGTAGACCGCTATGAAAGAACTCATAAAGGTCGTATGAGGCATGAGGATATACGTCCACGAGGGAGACATTTGAAATCATGAATATCTCAACAGTTATTAAACTTTACAACTTAAGTAGGACATCCACTCCCAAACTAGGCAATATTTTAAAAGTTACATTTGGGGGAAAGGGACCGTTAATCACGGTTTCGAACGATACCCAAAAACTGTTCATAACCAAACCTCCCAGTTTTGACCGAAACGAAACGGCGTAACTGTCATGTGATCAACAAATGAGTTCCaaggaaaaataatcaaCGAACGGTATAGTATGCCGTCGGTTAttacacacagacacacacaaacagaaaGTAACTAAAGTGTTTCAGGAATAGGAGTGACGCTAATACAATCCTAACAAACTATAGGGTGAGGGATCTCATAGTTCCCAAGCAACCTCAATAATTCAGGCCCTCTTAcgccaaaagggaaaagaaggtaggatttctcttttccgtCCAAGTCGGAATTCACACTGCATCGCTGCCCAATTGCTATTCAACCACATTAGCTTTGAGGGTGCCGGTGGTATTACACCTTCAGGAAAGTAGTCCATTAACATTTCGTAATCGGCTTCCTGTATGTGGTGTATCACAACAGACATGTTCCTAACGCTCTTCTTCACACCAAACTTGCCCGCATTGTGAAAGTGACAACGACCCATCTCCACACTTATTAGGTTTCTGTACACTACCTTTTCTCTCAGTATCATTCCAACCATCACATCTTCATAGAACATGCCAAGATCAAGAAAGTCAAAATAGTCCCACATAGAAAAGGGCATGTTCACTAGACGCTCAAGAGGTTTATACGAAATGATGGCTTGTGCAGTGTCCCTGGAGAGAGTAATGCAATATCCGTTCACATATGTAAGTTGGTTACGCCGCCATATCCGGTTATAGTAGTTGTAACGACCCATATACAAACCATGACGAGGCATTACACGAAGGTCCGCAAGGTATTTTGGAACACGAATAAATATGTCATCATCACCCTTCACAATGTAACTTACGTTAGGAAACATGTAAAgagcaaaccgaagccacaaatatgttttccGACTCATCGCAACCTC encodes the following:
- a CDS encoding UDP-Gal or UDP-GlcNAc-dependent glycosyltransferase, putative (UDP-Gal or UDP-GlcNAc-dependent glycosyltransferase, putative : curated by Mike Ferguson.), giving the protein MSPLKMRPTQARRRPRTADIAVILLLVMSLLIICCNLHRIHEVSTFLDENQAGVSQPIDEGEYLMFVPSNVAAVWKAQRFLAVLGIPSVDNSERSRRRDLQRQTCWKYSGVATRSNNFSGSLLPLCLLAPHQSNSYLISHSLKEEAARTHDIITLPTNDVSPSTRKKIGENGNWGIEAEVAMSRKTYLWLRFALHMFPNVSYIVKGDDDIFIRVPKYLADLRVMPRHGLYMGRYNYYNRIWRRNQLTYVNGYCITLSRDTAQAIISYKPLERLVNMPFSMWDYFDFLDLGMFYEDVMVGMILREKVVYRNLISVEMGRCHFHNAGKFGVKKSVRNMSVVIHHIQEADYEMLMDYFPEGVIPPAPSKLMWLNSNWAAMQCEFRLGRKREILPSFPFWRKRA
- a CDS encoding UDP-Gal or UDP-GlcNAc-dependent glycosyltransferase, putative (UDP-Gal or UDP-GlcNAc-dependent glycosyltransferase, putative : curated by Mike Ferguson.), yielding MSPLKMRPTQARRRPRTADIAVILLLVMSLLIICCNLHRIHEVSTFLDENQAGVSQPIDEGEYLMFVPSNVAAVWKAQRFLAVLGIPSVDNSERSRRRDLQRQTCWKYSGVATRSNNFSGSLLPLCLLAPHQSNSYLISHSLKEEAARTHDIITLPTNDVSPSTRKKIGENGNWGIEAEVAMSRKTYLWLRFALHMFPNVSYIVKGDDDIFIRVPKYLADLRVMPRHGLYMGRYNYYNRIWRRNQLTYVNGYCITLSRDTAQAIISYKPLERLVNMPFSMWDYFDFLDLGMFYEDVMVGMILREKVVYRNLISVEMGRCHFHNAGKFGVKKSVRNMSVVIHHIQEADYEMLMDYFPEGVIPPAPSKLMWLNSNWAAMQCEFRLGRKREILPSFPFWRKRA
- a CDS encoding UDP-Gal or UDP-GlcNAc-dependent glycosyltransferase, putative (UDP-Gal or UDP-GlcNAc-dependent glycosyltransferase, putative : curated by Mike Ferguson.), which encodes MSPLKMRPTQARRRPRTADIAVILLLVMSLLIICCNLHRIHVVSTFLDENQAGVSQPIDEDEYLMFVPSNVAAVWKAQRFLAVLGIPSVDNSERSRRRDLQRQTCWKYSGVATRSNNFSGSLLPLYLLAPHQSNSYLISHSLKEEAARTHDIITLPTNDVSPSTRKKIGENGNWGIEAEVAMSRKTYLWLRFALYMFPNVSYIVKGDDDIFIRVPKYLADLRVMPRHGLYMGRYNYYNRIWRRNQLTYVNGYCITLSRDTAQAIISYKPLERLVNMPFSMWDYFDFLDLGMFYEDVMVGMILREKVVYRNLISVEMGRCHFHNAGKFGVKKSVRNMSVVIHHIQEADYEMLMDYFPEGVIPPAPSKLMWLNSNWAAMQCEFRLGRKREILPSFPFWRKRA